ACCCGGCGAAACCTGGCTGGGGTGGCAGGAGCTGGAAGGaggcgaggaggggaggggcggggcagcggAGCCAGAGCAGCTGGGTCAGCAGTCCCCATTTGGACACTGACTCAGGCCCCAGGAATGCCAAGGAAGGGGGCGGGCAGCCACCAGAGCCAGGCTGGGATCCCACTGGCACCAGGGGATGTAGGAGCCATCCGCCCAGgccgctgggggctggggctcctgcacagcTGGGCACGCCTCccagccacagagacacaggtgCCTCTTCCACTGTGGACAGGTGCAggcccagagccccctccccctccccccccgccgCCAGCTCTCCACCTCCGAGACAGGGACACACTCTCGGGATGCCAATGGAGACACTGCCggctctcccagccccaccctcccagcccccgtCTGGCCTTGTCTCCAGTTGTCCCTGCAATTGTCCTAACTTCAGCACCAGCCTGGTTGAACCACACACAGGGGAGCAAATGGAACTCAACCACCTCCACTTCCCCGCCCGCCCCAGCGAAGGTGGGAGAGGGCCTCCTCCCAGCGCCCACAACCCCACAGCACGCCAAGCCACCTCCCTCCACAGCAGGGTCTCTCTAGCAGGCTCTCTGCGAGGGGCAGGCATCAATCAGGATTCCCAGGTGCACCCCTTCCCTCCGCACCCGCCCACCCTGTAGGCTGCGGAGCTGCAGCAGCTGAGTGGGGCTGACACCTCCCTCCCCGCGGCCGGACACCCAATCAGAGAGAACCCGATCCGGGCCGGGctgagggccaggagccaggcccagaaTAGTACCGCCCAGCCACAGTGCCGCGCACTCGCTCTCCGTGCTCGGGGCTGGCCGCATGGAGCCGGAGCTGGAGCCCGCTCTGCGCAGGGTACGGGGTCCCAGGGGTTCCACGGTGGGCGCCTGTGCGTGCGGCCGCCCCTGTGTGTCTGGCCtggcttttctctgtgtgtgtgtgtgtgcgtgcgcaggCCAGGAGGTGCCTGGTGGCTCTGCCAGGGTCCAGGAGTGGCcggatgtgtgtgtctgtgtgttccatGGCCTCTGGCTGTGCGTGTGTGGCTGCGTGTGCttgtgcagggggcggggggtgtGAGGACCTCCTCACCCCTCAGACACTGGTTTTTCTCACAGATCCCATCCTGGAGCAGCCTCGGGGGCCCTGAGCCTCAAGGTGGGTGGACTTCGTCCTTTCCCGGGCCCCTTCTGCCACATCCTTTGTCCCCCACCTTTCTGGGATGCAACACCCAGCCCCACCGCAACTGGattttgtctttctctccttccccttctttctcctcgGTACTGCTTCCTCCTGTCCCCAGGCAAGAGCCTCTCCACTTCTCGTCCCTCTTTTCAGAACAGCAGGGGCATCGGATAGCTGAAGACTTGGAGCTCAGTGCCGACTCTGCCTCTTCTTAGCTGTGTGACTTGTAGCAATTCGCTCCACCTCTCTGAACCCCTGGCCCTCACTAGTACAACAGGGATGATGATAATGCCTCCCTTAGCAGGCTATACTGAGTCTTGAAATACGTTGGCGACGAGCTCTCTGGAAGCTTGCAAGTGCTCAGTGTTGTCGCTGGTAGcctttgattgattgattgatcggGTTGTATTAATCAACAGACCCATTTCCCTTTCCAGAAATCAGCTTTCTAGAAGAGAGAGACGGTGACTCATGGCCGTCGCCAGCCGTGACCACCAGCTCAGAAAGACTCTGCGGGAAACGGGGCACGAAGGCTTCAAGATGGACGAAGCAGGAGGCTGTGGAGAAAGGGGAGCCACCAGGCGTGGGGGAAGGTAAGGCCAAGGCCAGTTctggggagcaggagccagggcagtgGGGAGTCTGAGAGGCTGAGCCCTGGGCAAGGCTCTCCGTCACACAGTTAGACCTTGTGGCTTTGGTCTCCCCACACGAGAACAAACGCATTGACGAGCAGGGGACTCCACATGGCCAACTCAGAGAGACGGGACCGGGCCACCTCCTGGCGTGACTCTCAGACTCAGCTCTCCACCTGCACACTGGGGCTGCAGCATCCAGGCTGGGTGTGGCTGCTGTGACATCAACCAAGACAGCTGATGAGAAAGTGAGTTGGAAGATGCAGTTactgtcttctccctcccctcccccaacaggTCCCCGGGCCAGGCCAGCTGCTGAGTCCACCGGGCCGGAAGCCACATTCCCTGAGTCCACACCCTTGGCCGGGGTGGGCACCCCAGCCGCCGGGTGGGACTGCCAGCCGCCTGACTGTGCAGCCTCAGCCGCAGGCTCCGGCACAGACGATGGGGAGTTGGCCGCGGCGTTTCCAGCCTCAGAAGACTGGGGCTGCGAGCTGGAAGGCATGGTGGAAGAGAGGCCAGCCCCGTGCCCATCCCCACAGGCCCCACTGCTCAGCCTCGGCTGGGATGACGAGCTGCAGAAGCCCGGGGCCCAGGTCTACATGCACTTCATGCAGGAGCACACCTGCTATGATGCCATGGCAACCAGCTCCAAGCTGGTCATCTTTGACACCACGCTGGAGGTGAGGCCACGGTGCGGCGCTGTCTGAGTTTGGTCTCCAgcctcacagcactggccccaccaagtCCCCTTCATCACGCAGACaggggggctgggtgggggagtgGCTTATGTTTCCAAAGAGCTCACCTTAGGACCTGTAGCTCTAACCTTAGCACAGGCAGGGTATACTCCAGGAGAAATAGAATGAGCatgagccggggtgggggtggggtggtcctGAAACATGGGACAGGTATTGATCACAAGTACACAGTTGGTCTCTGGTGAATGGTGAGCACATGTCTTCATCACAGTACCCAAAAAATACAACCGGCACGTAGAATGGGGTTGCTTGAGGTGAGGCTCAAATGAGTCAATATCCAATctatttagggggaaaaaaatggaagcaaatatgcaaatactatgtaaATCTCTACGGACTATGTAAACTCTAGGACTTGGAGTAGCAAAACTGAGTCTATGGATTTCCAAGAACCCTGGTGTGCCTGACCCCTCAGTGCCTCTGGCAGCCCAACCCATGCAGCAAACAGATCCACAGTGACTGCTGTGTGTGCCAGTGTGTGCCATGACCGTGACGGGCCAGCTATACCCAACTGTACATGGGACATAGAGGGCTCAGCCTGCAGGCGAGTAGGTGGGGGGAGGTGTCTGAAACTTCGTGGTGTTTCACCCCCTGTacttcctgccctgccctcagATCAAGAAGGCCTTCTTTGCCCTGGTGGCCAATGGCGTGCGGGCAGCACCACTGTGGGACAGCAAGAAGCAGAGCTTTGTGGGtaaggagaggctgggggcagggcgtggagagcaggaggggctggcaaTGGGACCCCAGGCTGAGCCAAGCCTggggggccagggccagcagccagcagggatctggactcAGTTTCCCCGCTCTGAGAGTTGGGACCAATGGTTTGATGCCCCTGGTGCTAAGTAGcgaaagaggaaaggagaggcaggAATGAGGAGACCCGTTTCTCAGGCGTGGGAGAGGCTGCCCCACTGTGGTCTCTCCACGATCGCACTGCATCTTGGGACAAGGACACTGGCAGGGCAGGCCAGGGCGTGTGACCCCTCAACCTGCTTGCCACCGAAAGGCTGACCATGTCCCTGccctccgccccctccctgcagggATGCTGACCATCACAGACTTCATCTTGGTGCTGCATCGGTACTACCGGTCCCCGCTggtgaggaaggggctgggggtcctgggggcgcccaggtgggcaggggtggagggagcgTCTCCAAGGAGCCCGGTGCCCGAGGGGCACACCTCTGACTTCGGGgggcctctctgtgtctgtaggtCCAGATCTACGAGATTGAAGAGCACAAGATTGAGACCTggaggggtgaggagaggggaCCCCAAAGCGGACTgtgtggctgggggagggtgCGGCAgtggtgcaggggaggggaggggggagtctGCAGCCGCAGTGCCCTGGGCTGACTCAGGCTCGCCCACAGAGATTTACCTGCAAGGCTGCTTCAAGCCGCTGGTCTCCATCTCACCCAGTGACAGGTAAGCACCCCCCACCATGCACCCGAGCCCCTTGATCGCACTCAGCCCTGAACCAACCTCCTTGTCCTCGGCAGCCCTGTTCCCCTTTGCAGGGGACGGGGGTGGAGCTGCCCTCAGACTTCTGCTTCTACCTCGGCAGCCTGTTCGAAGCTGTCTACACCCTCATCAAGAACCGGATCCATCGGCTGCCTGTGCTGGACCCGGTCTCGGGCACCGTGCTCTACATCCTCACGCACAAGCGGCTGCTCAAGTTCCTGCACATCTTTGTGAGGCTGGCTCCGGGCGAGCGAGAGGGTGTGGGGGAGAGGCCAGAGGGGCCGAGAAGCCTTCAAGCTTCggatggggcggggggaggagcgGGAGCCCTGCAGGGGCTGGCCACCGGCCCCTGGTCACCACCACGAACCCACCCCATCCAGGGTACCCTGCTGCCCCGGCCCTCCTTCCTCTGCCGGACTATCCAGGATCTGGGCATCGGTACATTCCGAGACTTGGCCGTGGTGCTCGAAACGGCGCCCGTCCTGACGGCTCTGGACATCTTCGTGGACCGACGCGTGTCTGCGCTGCCTGTGATCAATGAATCAGGTACCCACATCCAAGACCAGGGGCTCTGGCTGGCGCAGGGGCGAGGGAGGGcatgctgggcaggggcaggggtctgTGTGGCCAGAAGACCCCGGCAGCCACTCAGCCTGTCTGTGCTTTAGCTCCCTCGCGGGTGCAGTGGGAACCCTCCCACCAGCCGTCCCTGGGCCTCCCCTGGAGAGCTTACATGGTGAAGTCAGCGACAGAATGGGCGGGCCGAGAGGaaacagctgggagccaggttgTCAGTATCAGATCCCCCCGAAACAGGCCGCGCAAGCATGGGCCTCCAGCCAGCTCTCAATTTCCTGTCCCGAAAAAGGGCTAGAGGGAGGGATTATTTCTTCAGCTGGAAGATGGCCGTAACATACTTCAAAGTTAAAATCACCATGGTAATGCTGGATAGTAAGAAGTGTTTTGAACTTATTTTTgattaagaaaaatttcaaatgaatgaaagggtagaaaaaaatcctataatGAACCCCATATTTCCATTGCCTGGATTAACTGCTGATAACTTATTGCCATCAgcagttcattttttttgaagCAATTTAAAGTGAATTACAAGCATTGTCTCATTTCATCCATAAATGCTTAAATCTGCTTCTCTTAAAATAAGCAGAttatggccagcaccgcggctcactaggctaatcttccaccttgcggcgccggcacactgggttctagtcccggtcagggcgccagattctgtcccggttgcccctcttccagaccagctctctgctgtggcccgggagtgcagtggaggatggcccaagtgcttgggccctgcaccccatgggagaccaggagaagcacctggcacctggcttcggatcagcgcagtgcgccggccatggcagccattttgggggtgaaccaacggaaggaagacctttctgtctctctctctctcactaactctgccaggcagagtgaacagtgagagagacagagagaaaggtcttcccttgccgttggttcaccctccaatggccgccgtggccggcgccctgtggccagcgcaccgcgctgatccgatggcaggagccaggtgcttctcctggtctcccatggggtgcagggcccaagcacttgggctatcctccactgcactccctggccacagcagagagctggcctggaagaggggcaaccgggacagaatccggtgccccgaccgggactagaacccggtgtgccggtgccgcaaggcagaggattagcctagtgagccgcggcgccggccaagagcatcttttttttttaagcgctGATTTGTTCAGACCAGGAGCCAGTTAAGGTCCACAGCTTGCATTGTGTCTTTTGTCCCTTGAGACCTTTTCCTGTTGATTTTCGTGACAGTGATACATTGTCCTTGGTGGGTCCGTTTGCCTCCCAGAGGTGGCCTGCACCCTCTTCCTCTGTCCTTGAGCTTCCTGTAGATGGGAATGTAGACAGTCTTGATGGGGTTCAGACAGCATGTCCGAGGTAGAGGTTCCTGAGGGGGCGCCGCGCCCCGGTGCTGCCTCGTCTCACTCTCTGGGTTTAGGAAGTGGCGGCCCGATGACTCATCAGGAAGCCGGGACCTGGGGGCATGGCGGGGAGCTCATTCCCAAAGTCTGCCCCAGCACAGCACCCGGGTTCTGATGTgagcctctccctgcctttcccccgcccctcccctacTGCAGGTCAGGTCGTGGGCCTCTACTCCCGCTTTGATGTGATCGTAAGTGTGGatggggagctgggggggggagGTGGTGGTGTGAGCACCAGTAGGGGAACTTGGTAGACATGGGGGGACATTTCTGAGGGGGGCTGGAGCCTGAACGGGGGAGTGACCAAGAGCCCCCCTTTGTTCCCTACCCCAGCACCTGGCTGCCCAGCAAACCTACAACCACCTGGACATGAGTGTGGGGGAAGCCCTGAGGCAGAGGACAGTGTGCCTGGAGGGggtcctctcctgccagccccacGAGACCCTGGGGGAAGTCATCGACAGGATTGCACGGGAACAGGTACCCCATGCGCCTCCAggcgcctccccacccccacacagctCTGTTCTTCTATTCCTGTACGCTGTGCACCTGCTCCGTCCTTCCACTTCCCGACAACTCTTTTCATGACCACGGGGCCCTGGTGCCAAGGGCCACAGCCAGCTTGCATGGCTGCCTGCTTCCTGGGAGATCCCCTCTcgtccctgtccccagccccgtCAACTTCCTCACCCTGTTTCTTGGGTCCGACCTCTTCCATGGCCATGGTCCCCTGGCTCTGCGCCCTCACTGAGCACGGTCTGCCCACAGGTGCACCGGCTGGTGCTAGTGGATGAGACCCAGCATCTC
Above is a window of Oryctolagus cuniculus chromosome 3, mOryCun1.1, whole genome shotgun sequence DNA encoding:
- the PRKAG3 gene encoding 5'-AMP-activated protein kinase subunit gamma-3 yields the protein MEPELEPALRRIPSWSSLGGPEPQEISFLEERDGDSWPSPAVTTSSERLCGKRGTKASRWTKQEAVEKGEPPGVGEGPRARPAAESTGPEATFPESTPLAGVGTPAAGWDCQPPDCAASAAGSGTDDGELAAAFPASEDWGCELEGMVEERPAPCPSPQAPLLSLGWDDELQKPGAQVYMHFMQEHTCYDAMATSSKLVIFDTTLEIKKAFFALVANGVRAAPLWDSKKQSFVGMLTITDFILVLHRYYRSPLVQIYEIEEHKIETWREIYLQGCFKPLVSISPSDSLFEAVYTLIKNRIHRLPVLDPVSGTVLYILTHKRLLKFLHIFGTLLPRPSFLCRTIQDLGIGTFRDLAVVLETAPVLTALDIFVDRRVSALPVINESGQVVGLYSRFDVIHLAAQQTYNHLDMSVGEALRQRTVCLEGVLSCQPHETLGEVIDRIAREQVHRLVLVDETQHLLGVVSLSDILQALVLSPAGIDALGA